In Aristaeella hokkaidonensis, the following are encoded in one genomic region:
- the carA gene encoding glutamine-hydrolyzing carbamoyl-phosphate synthase small subunit, whose product MMICKYDKKLILEDGSVYCGTGFGCEKEQAFEIVFNTSPVGYQEILSDPSYTDQGVVMAYPLIGNYGIAADDFESRTPTMSAMIVREYCPEPSNWRSVMQLEEVMKQYGIVGLSGIDTRKLVRHIRDYGSCRAMITDISSDTAEAAMRLKAYQMPTDAVSRVSRKKAECYKSEAGNFHVAAIDCGMKENIIRSLVRRGCDVTVLPWNTPARDILALNPDGVFLSNGPGDPEDVPEVINTVKELHGRLPIFGICLGHQILSLSYGAKTYKLKFGHRGGNHPIKNLSTDKIEITAQNHSYAVNLNSLQNTPLTATHINLLDNTVEGVECLKDRAFGVQYHPESAPGPQDSGYLFERFITLMEEAKHHA is encoded by the coding sequence ATGATGATCTGTAAATACGACAAAAAACTGATACTGGAAGACGGCTCTGTTTATTGCGGCACGGGCTTTGGCTGTGAGAAGGAGCAGGCCTTTGAGATTGTGTTCAACACCTCACCGGTCGGCTATCAGGAAATCCTGTCCGATCCGTCCTACACTGATCAGGGTGTGGTGATGGCGTACCCGCTGATCGGCAACTACGGTATTGCGGCGGATGATTTTGAGAGCAGAACGCCAACCATGAGCGCAATGATTGTGCGGGAGTACTGTCCGGAACCCTCCAACTGGCGCAGCGTCATGCAGCTTGAAGAAGTCATGAAGCAGTATGGCATCGTCGGCTTAAGCGGAATCGACACCCGCAAGCTGGTGCGGCATATACGCGACTACGGTTCATGCCGTGCAATGATCACTGACATCTCTTCAGACACCGCCGAGGCAGCGATGCGGCTGAAAGCATATCAAATGCCGACCGATGCTGTCAGCCGTGTCAGCCGCAAAAAAGCGGAATGTTACAAAAGCGAAGCAGGGAATTTTCACGTTGCGGCAATCGACTGCGGGATGAAGGAAAATATCATCCGCTCGCTGGTCAGGCGCGGCTGTGATGTGACCGTCCTGCCGTGGAACACACCTGCCCGTGATATCCTTGCGCTGAACCCTGACGGGGTATTCCTCAGCAACGGTCCGGGAGATCCGGAAGACGTACCCGAGGTAATCAATACTGTCAAAGAACTGCACGGCAGGCTGCCGATCTTCGGCATCTGCCTGGGGCATCAGATACTCTCCCTGTCGTATGGCGCAAAGACCTACAAACTGAAATTCGGTCACCGCGGCGGCAACCATCCCATAAAAAACCTTTCTACGGACAAAATAGAAATCACTGCGCAAAATCACTCCTACGCAGTGAATCTGAACAGCCTGCAAAACACACCGCTCACTGCAACGCATATCAACCTGCTGGACAACACTGTCGAGGGGGTGGAGTGCCTGAAAGATCGTGCGTTCGGCGTACAATATCACCCGGAAAGCGCTCCCGGACCACAGGACAGCGGATACCTGTTTGAACGATTTATCACGCTGATGGAGGAGGCGAAACACCATGCCTAA
- a CDS encoding gamma-glutamyl-gamma-aminobutyrate hydrolase family protein, which produces MLLFHQFERTGMMAKAPMLLTRGIGFYFIKTGLNKGTFAAQDRRNDGDRRWRINMNRRPLIGVVPLWDDDKESLWMLPGYFDGINQAGGLPLMLPLTDDQDEITQLVLMCDGFLFTGGHDVSPSVYGEKPLNDSVICCPKRDRMESLLLQEALRLDKPVLGICRGIQFINAALGGALYQDLPAQHPSKVEHHQTPPYDHAAHTVTLSKGTPLYNLIRQPRIAVNSYHHQAVCSLAPALEKMAESPDGIVEALYHPGMKFLWAVQWHPEFSFRTDENSCLIFGAFVKAAL; this is translated from the coding sequence ATGTTACTTTTCCATCAGTTCGAAAGAACTGGAATGATGGCAAAGGCGCCGATGCTCCTCACAAGGGGTATCGGCTTTTATTTTATCAAAACCGGATTGAATAAAGGCACCTTTGCGGCTCAGGATCGTCGTAATGATGGGGATAGACGATGGAGGATAAACATGAACAGAAGACCACTGATTGGTGTCGTTCCACTTTGGGATGATGATAAAGAGAGTCTATGGATGTTACCCGGGTATTTTGATGGAATCAATCAGGCCGGAGGCCTTCCTTTAATGCTTCCGCTGACCGATGACCAGGATGAAATAACGCAGTTGGTTTTGATGTGTGATGGCTTCCTGTTTACCGGCGGGCATGATGTTTCACCTTCAGTATATGGTGAAAAGCCCCTTAATGATTCTGTGATCTGCTGTCCGAAACGTGATCGTATGGAATCCCTGCTGCTGCAGGAAGCTCTCCGGCTGGATAAACCGGTGCTTGGTATTTGCCGCGGAATACAGTTTATCAATGCTGCTTTGGGAGGTGCTTTATATCAGGATCTGCCTGCCCAGCATCCCTCCAAAGTGGAACATCACCAGACCCCGCCCTATGATCACGCAGCGCATACCGTTACTTTGAGTAAAGGAACGCCGCTATACAACCTGATCCGCCAGCCCCGGATTGCTGTAAACAGCTATCATCACCAGGCAGTCTGTTCACTTGCTCCGGCACTCGAAAAGATGGCAGAATCACCTGATGGAATTGTGGAAGCACTGTATCATCCAGGAATGAAGTTCCTGTGGGCTGTGCAGTGGCATCCTGAATTCTCATTCCGGACAGACGAAAACAGCTGTCTGATTTTCGGTGCGTTTGTCAAGGCAGCTCTTTGA